One genomic segment of Capricornis sumatraensis isolate serow.1 chromosome 6, serow.2, whole genome shotgun sequence includes these proteins:
- the TYRP1 gene encoding 5,6-dihydroxyindole-2-carboxylic acid oxidase, producing the protein MKSPTLLSLGYMFLVLLFFQQAWAQFPRECATIEALRNGVCCPDLSPLSGPGSDRCGFSSGRGRCEVVIADSRPHSHHYPHDGRDDREAWPTRFFNRTCHCNGNFSGHNCGTCRPGWGGAACDQRVLTVRRNLLDLSTEEKNRFVQALDMAKHTTHPQFVIATRRSEEILGPDGNTPQFENISIYNYFVWTHYYSVKKTFLGAGQESFGEVDFSHEGPAFLTWHRYHLLQLERDMQEMLQDPSFSLPYWNFATGKNTCDICTDDLMGSRSNFDSTLISPNSVFSQWRVVCESLEDYDTLGTLCNSTEGGPIKRNPAGNVARPMVQRLPEPQDITQCLEVGSFDTPPFYSNSTNSFRNTVEGYSDPTGRYDPAVRSLHNLAHLFLNGTGGQTHLSPNDPIFVLLHTFTDAVFDEWLRRYNADISTFPLENAPIGHNRQYNMVPFWPPITNIEMFVTAPDNLGYTYEVQWPGRSFSIPEIVTIAVVAALLLVAVIFAGASCLIRARSNMDEANQPLLTDQYQHYIEENEKIHNPNQSMV; encoded by the exons ATGAAATCTCCTACACTCCTCTCTCTGGGTTACATGTTCCTGGTCCTGCTTTTTTTCCAGCAGGCCTGGGCTCAGTTCCCGAGAGAGTGTGCTACCATTGAGGCTTTGAGGAATGGCGTGTGTTGCCCAGACCTGTCCCCACTGTCTGGGCCTGGGTCTGACCGCTGCGGTTTCTCATCAGGGAGGGGCAGATGTGAGGTGGTGATAGCCGACTCCCGGCCCCACAGCCACCACTACCCACATGATGGCAGAGATGACCGAGAGGCCTGGCCCACACGCTTCTTCAACAGGACATGCCACTGCAATGGCAATTTCTCAGGACACAACTGTGGAACCTGCCGCcctggctggggaggggctgcCTGTGACCAGAGGGTTCTCACAG TCAGGAGAAACCTTCTGGACTTAAGCACAGAAGAAAAGAACCGCTTTGTCCAGGCTCTGGATATGGCAAAGCACACCACTCACCCTCAGTTTGTCATCGCCACCAGGAGGTCAGAAGAAATATTGGGGCCAGATGGCAACACACCACAGTTTGAGAACATTTCCATTTATAACTACTTTGTTTGGACACACTACTACTCAGTCAAAAAGACTTTCCTGGGAGCAGGACAGGAAAGCTTTGGTGAAGTGGATTTCTCTCACGAGGGACCAGCATTTCTCACATGGCACAGGTACCACCTGCTGCAGCTGGAGAGAGACATGCAG GAAATGTTGCAGGatccttctttctccctcccttacTGGAATTTTGCCACTGGGAAGAACACCTGCGACATTTGCACCGATGACTTGATGGGATCAAGAAGCAACTTTGATTCCACCCTTATAAGCCCGAACTCTGTCTTTTCTCAATGGCGAGTAGTCTGCGAATCCTTGGAAGATTATGATACCCTGGGAACCCTATGCAACA GCACTGAGGGTGGGCCAATTAAGAGAAACCCAGCTGGAAATGTGGCCAGACCAATGGTGCAACGTCTTCCTGAACCACAGGATATCACTCAGTGCTTGGAAGTTGGTTCATTTGACACACCTCCTTTTTATTCTAATTCTACAAACAGCTTCCGAAACACAGTGGAAG GTTACAGTGATCCCACAGGAAGGTATGACCCTGCTGTGCGAAGCCTTCACAATTTGGCTCATCTATTCCTGAATGGAACAGGGGGACAAACTCATTTATCTCCCAATGATCCTATTTTTGTCCTCCTACATACATTCACTGATGCAGTATTTGATGAATGGCTGAGGCGATACAATGCTG ATATATCCACATTTCCACTGGAAAATGCCCCTATTGGACATAATAGACAATACAATATGGTACCATTTTGGCCTCCAATTACCAACATAGAAATGTTTGTTACTGCTCCAGACAACCTGGGCTATACTTACGAAGTTCAATGGCCAG gTCGGAGTTTTAGTATTCCTGAGATTGTCACCATAGCAGTAGTGGCTGCGTTATTACTGGTCGCGGTCATTTTTGCGGGTGCCTCTTGTCTGATTCGTGCCagaagcaacatggatgaagcCAATCAGCCTCTCCTTACTGATCAGTATCAACACTacattgaagaaaatgaaaaaatccaTAATCCTAATCAGTCTATGGTCTAA